The genomic interval GAAGCAAGACAAGGCAAGCAGCTTGGAGGTCTTCGGCGGCTACATTCATACTTACAAGTTCAGCGAGGCCGTAGCGGACGAGGTGGTGCTCGATCTTGTCTACGAAGCGCGGGATATCGATCAGCGACTGAGATCACAGGACCGGATCGATGCCTGGTTCGACGCCAAGAGCAGGGGCCTCAACGATTGGCAGAAGGCGGAGCTGCGGCAGCAGTGGGGCACCATGCAGAAGGTGCTGAGCTCGCGTTCGCGCATGGAGCGGGTGGTCAGCGACATCATTTTTGATTTTGGCACCAAGCGGCGGCTGTCCGATGCCCGGGGTAACGCCATTCTGGTGGCGTCCAGCATCTTTGAGGCGTGCAAATACTACACTCTGTTCCAGAAAACCCCGTTCAAGGGCAAATGCGCGGTAGTCACCTCCTATAATCCGCAGGCGCGGGACATCACCCTGGAGGAAACCGGCGCCAATACCGAAACCGATAAGCAGTTCATCTACAACACCTATATTGAACTGCTGAAGGACGTCGAAGCCCATTCGGGCATGAGCAAAACCGAAACCTACGAGGAGCGGGCCAAGCAACTCTTCGCCAAAGAACCTGCAAACATGAAGCTGCTGGTCGTGGTGGACAAACTGCTGACCGGTTTTGACGCGCCCCCCTGTACCTATCTCTACATCGACAAATCCATGCAGGATCACGGCCTGTTCCAGGCCATCTGCCGCACCAACCGCCTGGACGGCGATGACAAGGACTTCGGCTACATCGTGGATTACAAGGACCTTTTCAGGAAGGTCGAGAAGGCCATTGCCGTCTACACCTCGGAGCTGGATCATAGTGCCGGCGGGGCAGACCCGGAAGTGCTGTTGCAGGACCGGCTGAACAAGGGCAGGGAACGTCTTGATAGTGCCATTGAAGCCCTGGCTCTACTCTGCGAGCCGGTGGAGCCGCCCAGGGACGAACTGGCGCATATTCATTATTTCTGCGGCAACACGGAAGATCCGTCCGACCTGCAAGCGCGCGAGCCGCAGCGGGCGGCGCTCTACAAGGCAACGGTCGCGTTGCTGCGCGCCTATGCCAACATCGCCGATGAGCTGGAGGCCGCAGGTTATGATGCGACGGAGATCGCGCGCATCCGGCAATTACTTGATCACTACCTGAATCTGCGCGAGATCATCCGCAGAGCCAGCGGCGAGAGCCTGGACCTCAAGACTTACGAGGCCGACATGCGGCACCTCATCGACACCTACATCGAGGCAGACGAGCCACGCAAGATCTCGCCTTTCGACAATCTGGGCCTGCTGGAACTGATCGTAAAAACCGGCATCAATGACGCAATTGCCGCCCGGTTGGGTCGAATGAAGGGCAACCCGGGCGCCATTGCCGAGACCATCGAGAATAACGTCCGGAGCAAGATCATCAAGGAACATCTCAATGATCCCGCTTATTACGAGAAGATGTCGGCCCTGCTGGATGAAATCATCGCCAATCGCAAGGCAAAGGCCATCGAGTATGAGGAATATTTGAAAAAGATCGCAGAGCTGGTGCGTCAGGTTGAGACAGGGCATGCGGATGACACACCCGAGGCGCTGCAAAGAAGCCCTTCCGTGCGCGCGCTCTATAACAATCTCAAGCCAAAATCTGCGAACATGCCCAGGGCAAGGGAAATGCATGGGGATTATCGGTTTGACGGCGACCAAGTGCTGAGCCTGGCGATGAAGATTGATGAAACGGTGAAAAAGGTACGTCCGGATGACTGGCGTGGCTTCCAGGCCAGAGAAAACGTCATCAAGCGAGCCTTGCTGCCGCTGTTGGGCCAGAACACGGCAGAGGTGGATCGCATCTTCCTGATCATCAAGCAGCAGGC from Thermithiobacillus plumbiphilus carries:
- a CDS encoding HsdR family type I site-specific deoxyribonuclease; the encoded protein is MSMNPIGQPERATQDRIINLFRNELKYRYLGDWSERPDNSNIEEGMLKAWLSQRGHDPAQIAVALHKLRTEAGKHDRTLYGNNQAVYRLLRYGVPVKTEAGHVTETVHLIDWRDPERNDFALAEEVTLRGNHERRPDIVLYVNGIAIGVIELKNSRVSIGDGIRQLLSNQQQAFNAWFFSTVQIVFAGNDSEGLKYGATETQEKYFLTWKEDEADNRGYKLDKYLGKMCGKARLIELMYDFVLFDGGVKKLPRAHQYFGIQAAQEYVRERRGGIIWHTQGSGKSIVMVLLARWILENRPEARVVIITDRDELDKQIERVFTDAGEPIHRTRSGRDLFAQLGQSRPRLLCSLIHKFGPKDGDDFDGFIRELEAQPSPTVGEVFVFVDECHRTQSGKLHRVMKAIMPNAVFIGFTGTPLLKQDKASSLEVFGGYIHTYKFSEAVADEVVLDLVYEARDIDQRLRSQDRIDAWFDAKSRGLNDWQKAELRQQWGTMQKVLSSRSRMERVVSDIIFDFGTKRRLSDARGNAILVASSIFEACKYYTLFQKTPFKGKCAVVTSYNPQARDITLEETGANTETDKQFIYNTYIELLKDVEAHSGMSKTETYEERAKQLFAKEPANMKLLVVVDKLLTGFDAPPCTYLYIDKSMQDHGLFQAICRTNRLDGDDKDFGYIVDYKDLFRKVEKAIAVYTSELDHSAGGADPEVLLQDRLNKGRERLDSAIEALALLCEPVEPPRDELAHIHYFCGNTEDPSDLQAREPQRAALYKATVALLRAYANIADELEAAGYDATEIARIRQLLDHYLNLREIIRRASGESLDLKTYEADMRHLIDTYIEADEPRKISPFDNLGLLELIVKTGINDAIAARLGRMKGNPGAIAETIENNVRSKIIKEHLNDPAYYEKMSALLDEIIANRKAKAIEYEEYLKKIAELVRQVETGHADDTPEALQRSPSVRALYNNLKPKSANMPRAREMHGDYRFDGDQVLSLAMKIDETVKKVRPDDWRGFQARENVIKRALLPLLGQNTAEVDRIFLIIKQQAEY